The proteins below come from a single Papaver somniferum cultivar HN1 chromosome 11, ASM357369v1, whole genome shotgun sequence genomic window:
- the LOC113322181 gene encoding uncharacterized protein LOC113322181, translated as MATISFAKSAAVMNISGSFPQTSSVSSGKVSRVSFASNFNERNIAARQMKCRAEPSAAGSAADKIDEGIAKATELSDDAKAKATRDFDEASAKKTELEADAKAEAEKVKAGLVDAGEKAKENVDGAFEAAKDKAEAIKDAVLGKE; from the exons ATGGCAACAATCAGTTTTGCAAAGAGTGCTGCAGTAATGAACATCTCCGGTTCATTCCCTCAAACCTCGTCAGTATCATCTGGCAAAGTCTCTAGAGTTAGCTTCGCCTCAAATTTCAAT GAAAGAAACATAGCAGCTAGACAAATGAAGTGCAGAGCAGAACCTTCAGCAGCTGGTTCAGCAGCGGACAAAATAGACGAGGGCATTGCAAAAGCAACAGAATTGTCTGATGATGCAAAAGCAAAAGCCACAAGAGATTTCGATGAAGCCAGTGCGAAAAAAACCGAATTAGAAGCCGATGCTAAAGCTGAAGCGGAGAAAGTTAAAGCCGGTTTAGTAGATGCAGGAGAGAAAGCCAAAGAAAATGTGGACGGTGCATTTGAAGCTGCTAAAGATAAAGCAGAAGCCATCAAAGATGCAGTTCTTGGCAAAGAATGA
- the LOC113323806 gene encoding probable GABA transporter 2 produces MASKPNGNPITGMTNDREHDGGAIFVLESKGNWWHTGFHLTTAIVGPTILALPYVFRGLGWILGFFCLTVMGVVTFYSYYLMSKVLELCENQGRRHIRFRELASDVLGSGGMFYFVIFIQTAINTGITIGTILLSADSIKILYSNLVPDGPLKLYHFIMMVTFVMILLSQLPSFHSLRYINFGSLLLSLGYTSLVVGACIHAGSSKTAPPKDYSLNPKKSTRAFDAFTSISIIAAIFGNGIFPEIQATMAPPATGKMVKGLLMCYTVIVLTFYSASISGYWAFGSQSASNVLKNLLPDDGPALAPTWVMGLIVIFVILQLLAIGLVYSQVAYEIMETQSANVKEGMYSKRNLIPRLLLRSLYMIVCAFFAAMLPFFGDINGIVGAIGFIPLDFVLPMLLYNMTHKPTKTSLTYWINISIMVVFTGAGIMGTFSSVRKLVLDANRFKLFSSDVVD; encoded by the exons ATGGCATCAAAACCAAACGGAAATCCAATCACCGGAATGACCAACGACCGAGAACATGACGGTGGAGCCATATTCGTGTTGGAATCCAAAG GGAATTGGTGGCATACGGGGTTTCATCTGACGACGGCGATCGTCGGACCGACGATACTAGCGTTGCCGTATGTGTTCAGAGGATTAGGATGGATATTAGGATTCTTTTGCTTGACGGTGATGGGTGTTGTCACCTTCTATTCATATTATCTCATGTCTAAAGTTCTTGAGCTGTGTGAAAATCAAGGTCGCCGGCATATCAGATTCCGTGAGCTTGCTTCTGACGTTCTCG GGTCTGGGGGTATGTTTTACTTTGTGATATTTATTCAAACGGCTATAAACACTGGGATAACTATCGGAACTATCTTGCTGTCAGCTGACTCTATCAAG ATTTTATATTCAAATTTAGTTCCGGATGGGCCATTGAAGTTGTATCATTTCATAATGATGGTTACTTTTGTGATGATACTTCTTTCGCAACTTCCTTCTTTCCATTCACTTCGTTACATCAATTTTGGTTCTCTTCTCCTCAGTCTGGGGTACACTTCTCTTGTTGTTGGTGCTTGTATTCATGCAG GGTCTTCCAAAACTGCACCTCCAAAGGATTACTCATTGAACCCAAAGAAATCAACTAGAGCATTTGATGCCTTCACATCCATATCCATCATTGCTGCAATTTTTGGAAATGGAATATTTCCAGAGATACAA GCAACAATGGCACCACCAGCAACAGGAAAGATGGTGAAAGGTCTATTAATGTGTTACACTGTCATAGTCCTTACTTTTTATTCAGCTTCCATCTCAGGATACTGGGCCTTTGGAAGTCAGTCTGCTTCCAACGTTCTCAAGAACTTACTGCCAGATGATGGCCCTGCTTTAGCTCCTACTTGGGTGATGGGACTTATCGTTATATTCGTTATCCTTCAACTCCTCGCAATCGGACTG GTGTATTCACAGGTTGCATATGAGATTATGGAGACACAATCAGCTAATGTGAAAGAAGGGATGTACTCAAAGAGAAATTTAATACCTAGGTTACTACTAAGATCATTGTACATGATAGTCTGTGCATTTTTCGCGGCAATGTTACCCTTCTTTGGAGATATCAATGGTATAGTCGGCGCAATTGGATTCATCCCATTAGATTTCGTACTTCCAATGCTTTTGTATAATATGACTCACAAACCAACAAAAACATCGCTAACATATTGGATAAACATCAGTATTATGGTTGTATTTACCGGTGCAGGTATCATGGGTACTTTCTCTTCTGTAAGAAAATTGGTTCTTGATGCCAACAGGTTTAAGCTCTTCAGCAGTGATGTAGTTGATTAA
- the LOC113325201 gene encoding uncharacterized protein LOC113325201, protein MAKDLMLTVLKSGKTARELWDHLQKLFQDNKGNRAATLESKFVNLKFVDCASIDDYCDKLKSLSDRLNGLDFPMNAKRLVIQLVNGLPEEYNTVASFIQQSMPTFDAARSQLRTEEIRHTQQTSMASSTALAATDSST, encoded by the coding sequence atggccaAGGACTTGATGCTCACGGTTTTGAAATCCGGAAAAACAGCTAGAGAACTTTGGGATCATCTTCAAAAGCTTTTTCAAGATAACAAAGGTAATCGTGCTGCAACCCTTGAAAGTAAATTTGTCAATCTAAAGTTTGTTGATTGTGCTAGCATTGATGACTACTGTGACAAGCTTAAGTCATTGTCGGATCGATTGAATGGTCTTGACTTCCCCATGAATGCCAAACGGTTGGTTATCCAACTTGTCAATGGTcttccggaggaatacaacacTGTTGCGTCCTTCATTCAACAGTCTATGCCAACGTTTGATGCTGCCCGTTCACAACTGCGCACCGAAGAAATTCGTCATACGCAACAAACCTCCATGGCGTCTTCTACAGCCCTAGCAGCCACCGATTCCTCCACATGA
- the LOC113322180 gene encoding high mobility group B protein 6-like, producing MAETAVETFTETNINVAKSKKKVASKKALKPKKVSDNEANILAGIASSPLSGSVLGKENEETLLLSGKKIKKASSKVKSSTEKSFEKELEILKAKFDQMKLEKEKTEEILKDRDEMLKLKEEELEIKGKEQQKLQVELKKLQKLKEFNPTVSLPLVQSLREKEAEKNEKNKKKKKKNPEMKKPSSAYVLWCKDQWAEVKKENPDAEFKEISNILGSKWKNVTEEEKKPYEEKYQADREAYLQIVGKEKRENEAMKLLEEDQKQKTAMELLEQYLQFKQEGAAEVKDGKKKKKEQDPLKPKRPLTAFFLFSKEVRANHADNKNVVEVSKIAGEEWKKMSEEQKKPYEDIVKKQKEEHLHEMELYNQKKAEEAEILRLEEDEQMKIHKQEALQMLKKKEKTENIIKKTKETQQKKKKLKGENSVVDPNKPKRPASSFLLFSKEARKNLVQDREGISNATINALISVKWKEMAEEDKKIWNDQAAEAMEAYKKELEEYNKSVAAANSSQA from the exons ATGGCGGAAACAGCAGTAGAAACCTTCACTGAAACGAACATCAATGTCGCTAAATCAAAGAAGAAAGTAGCAAGTAAGAAAGCTTTGAAACCAAAGAAAGTATCTGATAACGAAGCTAATATCTTAGCAGGAATTGCTTCTTCACCATTATCAGGATCTGTTCTTggtaaagaaaatgaagaaaccctTTTGCTTTCAGGAAAGAAAATCAAGAAAGCTTCTTCAAAAGTTAAGAGTAGTACTGAGAAATCATTTGAGAAAGAGTTGGAAATATTGAAAGCAAAGTTTGATCAGATGAAGCTGGAAAAGGAGAAAACTGAAGAGATCTTGAAAGATCGTGATGAGATGTTGAAACTGAAAGAAGAGGAGTTGGAGATTAAAGGGAAAGAACAGCAGAAACTTCAAGTTGAGTTGAAGAAGTTGCAGAAATTGAAGGAATTTAATCCTACTGTG AGTCTTCCATTGGTTCAATctctaagagagaaagaagcagaaaagaatgaaaagaacaagaaaaagaagaagaagaacccagAGATGAAGAAACCATCATCTGCTTATGTTTTATGGTGCAAAGATCAATGGGCTGAGGTTAAAAAAGAGAACCCAGATGCTGAATTCAAAGAAATATCAAACATCTTAGGATCCAAATGGAAGAATGTGactgaagaagagaaaaagccaTATGAAGAGAAATACCAAGCTGATAGAGAAGCTTATTTGCAGATTGTTGGCAAAGAGAAGCGCGAGAACGAGGCGATGAAGCTCCTTGAAGAGGATCAGAAACAGAAAACTGCAATGGAATTGCTTGAACAGTATCTGCAGTTCAAGCAAGAAGGTGCAGCAGAAGTCAAGGATGGCAAGAAAAAGAA GAAGGAGCAGGATCCATTGAAGCCGAAAAGGCCATTGACCGCATTCTTCTTGTTCTCTAAAGAAGTGAGGGCTAATCATGCTGATAACAAGAATGTTGTGGAGGTGTCTAAGATTGCAGGAGAGGAATGGAAGAAAATGAGTGAGGAGCAGAAGAAGCCTTATGAAGATATTGTGAAGAAACAAAAGGAGGAGCACCTTCATGAAATGGAGCTTTACAATCAGAAGAAGGCAGAAGAAGCTGAAATTTTGAGGTTGGAAGAGGATGAacagatgaaaattcataagcAGGAAGCTTTGCAGATGcttaagaagaaggagaaaactgAAAACATAATCAAG AAAACAAAGGAGACCCAGCAGAAGAAAAAGAAGCTGAAGGGTGAAAACAGTGTAGTTGACCCTAACAAGCCAAAGAGGCCTGCTTCCTCATTCCTTCTATTCAG CAAAGAGGCAAGGAAGAACTTGGTCCAGGACAGGGAAGGGATCAGCAATGCAACTATCAATGCATTGATTTCAGTGAAATGGAAGGAAATGgctgaagaagataagaagatatGGAATGATCAAGCTGCAGAGGCCATGGAAGCATACAAGAAGGAATTGGAAGAGTACAACAAGTCTGTTGCAGCAGCTAACAGTTCACAGGCTTGA